In Aciduliprofundum sp. MAR08-339, a single window of DNA contains:
- a CDS encoding ABC transporter substrate-binding protein — protein MQKGGIIAIIIVVILIIAGIAVYYAMQPSSNQPTPPQKKMLVIGVTDKISDLDTSNAYDFYTWEVLNNIMGGLVTYKPGTADIIPAMAQSWNVNANATIWTFHLRKDVKNHNGTVLKAQDVVWSIERVMRINGDPAWLVTSFVKKVTATDDYTVVFTLKHPTAYFLALLTDPPYFPVSRAYDPNHIQSDQTAGGWGPYYITKWVRDQELDLQANPNYYGPKPKIEKIVIKFYKDATTMRLALQNGEINIAWRTLRPTDIENLKKSGSYNVVEIPSSYIRYICFNTVKGPTSDVRVRQALAYAIDRQQIAERVFHNTVEPLYTLIPIGMWSHKDVFKEKYGASPNLNAAKKLLEEAGYSTTNKLKINLWYTPSHYGDTEADIAQLLKQQWEATGMVEVTIKSAEWQTYLQYARQKQMEVYMFGWYPDYLDPDDYTTPFLSSVDNANGWAGTGYNNSEMNQILSEAQQLTNKTQREKLYIKAQEILAQDVPYIPFIQGKLYVVADKDIGGIIIGPDMIFHYNLLYFK, from the coding sequence ATGCAAAAGGGTGGAATAATAGCAATAATAATTGTAGTGATTCTAATAATTGCAGGGATTGCAGTGTACTACGCCATGCAGCCTTCCAGTAACCAGCCAACACCCCCCCAGAAAAAGATGCTGGTCATAGGTGTCACAGATAAAATCTCAGATCTTGACACCTCCAATGCCTACGACTTCTACACGTGGGAAGTGCTGAACAATATAATGGGTGGTCTTGTAACCTATAAACCAGGAACGGCAGACATTATCCCGGCAATGGCCCAAAGCTGGAATGTTAATGCAAATGCCACCATATGGACCTTCCACCTGAGGAAGGACGTGAAAAACCACAATGGAACTGTTCTGAAAGCCCAAGATGTTGTTTGGAGCATTGAGAGGGTTATGAGAATAAACGGAGATCCCGCCTGGCTCGTAACATCCTTCGTGAAGAAAGTAACGGCCACCGACGATTACACTGTTGTATTCACTCTCAAACATCCAACTGCCTATTTCCTAGCACTGCTAACTGATCCACCGTACTTCCCCGTAAGCAGAGCATACGATCCGAACCACATTCAGAGTGATCAAACTGCCGGTGGTTGGGGCCCATACTATATAACCAAATGGGTCAGGGATCAGGAACTGGATTTGCAGGCGAACCCCAATTATTACGGGCCAAAGCCCAAGATTGAGAAGATAGTGATTAAATTCTACAAGGATGCAACCACAATGAGGTTGGCTCTCCAGAACGGGGAGATAAACATCGCATGGAGAACCCTAAGACCAACAGATATTGAGAATCTGAAGAAGAGCGGGTCATACAATGTGGTTGAAATACCCAGTTCATACATCAGGTACATATGCTTCAACACCGTGAAGGGCCCAACAAGTGATGTTCGCGTAAGACAGGCACTTGCCTACGCAATTGACAGACAGCAGATCGCAGAAAGGGTCTTCCACAACACAGTGGAGCCACTTTACACGCTTATACCAATTGGTATGTGGTCCCACAAGGACGTGTTTAAGGAGAAATACGGAGCATCTCCCAATCTAAATGCAGCTAAAAAACTTTTAGAAGAAGCGGGTTACAGCACCACAAATAAGTTAAAAATAAATCTATGGTACACACCCTCCCACTATGGAGATACCGAGGCAGATATTGCCCAGCTTCTTAAGCAACAGTGGGAAGCTACGGGAATGGTTGAGGTCACAATAAAGAGTGCAGAGTGGCAAACCTACCTACAGTACGCAAGACAGAAGCAGATGGAAGTTTATATGTTCGGCTGGTATCCGGATTATCTGGATCCTGATGACTACACCACACCGTTCCTATCCTCTGTGGACAATGCCAACGGGTGGGCCGGAACTGGATACAACAACAGCGAGATGAACCAGATACTTTCTGAGGCACAGCAACTCACAAACAAGACCCAGAGAGAGAAACTATACATAAAAGCACAGGAGATTCTTGCCCAAGATGTACCATACATTCCTTTCATACAGGGTAAACTGTACGTCGTAGCAGACAAGGACATAGGTGGAATAATCATAGGTCCAGATATGATTTTCCACTACAACCTGCTATACTTCAAGTGA
- a CDS encoding Lrp/AsnC family transcriptional regulator: MDDRDRKIVELLLKDSRMSYSKIANILGISDTAVRKRIKNLEKEGVIRGYTVCVDPHSLGYKCVAILGIDTESDRFYKVAETLKNMKEVRCVDMTSGENMIVVEIWAENGEDLAKLISERIGKIDGVKKVKSSVVLQKLKG, from the coding sequence ATGGATGATAGAGACAGAAAAATAGTGGAACTTCTTCTTAAGGATTCCCGTATGAGTTATTCAAAAATAGCAAATATTTTGGGAATAAGTGATACCGCCGTTCGCAAGAGAATAAAAAACCTAGAAAAAGAGGGTGTCATAAGGGGTTATACAGTGTGTGTTGATCCCCACTCCCTCGGCTATAAATGCGTGGCCATACTTGGAATAGATACCGAATCCGATAGATTTTACAAGGTGGCGGAAACTCTCAAAAATATGAAGGAGGTCAGGTGCGTGGATATGACAAGTGGAGAAAACATGATAGTTGTTGAAATCTGGGCTGAAAATGGGGAGGATCTGGCAAAATTGATATCCGAGAGAATTGGAAAAATTGACGGTGTGAAGAAGGTAAAATCATCTGTGGTTCTCCAGAAACTCAAGGGTTGA
- a CDS encoding Hsp20/alpha crystallin family protein yields MIFGDRVFKEMYDIMTEMERELNAMRKEYAQDYKMPLMDMYETDDELVVIMELPGVRKEDINLNVSPTSVEVSAELTEESEEQVKKYHKKERVIRRYYRNITLPMKVSTENVRAKYENGMLVIRFKKEAGEKRRVEIQ; encoded by the coding sequence ATGATATTCGGAGACAGGGTATTCAAGGAGATGTACGACATAATGACTGAGATGGAGAGGGAACTCAACGCAATGCGCAAGGAGTACGCTCAGGACTACAAGATGCCTCTGATGGATATGTACGAAACGGATGACGAACTCGTGGTCATAATGGAACTTCCAGGGGTCAGGAAGGAGGATATAAATCTCAATGTCTCACCCACCAGTGTTGAGGTCAGCGCAGAGCTCACAGAGGAGTCAGAGGAGCAGGTTAAGAAGTACCACAAGAAGGAGAGGGTTATAAGGAGGTACTACAGGAACATAACCCTGCCGATGAAGGTATCCACCGAAAACGTGAGGGCAAAGTACGAAAACGGAATGCTGGTCATCCGCTTCAAAAAGGAGGCCGGCGAGAAGAGGAGGGTGGAAATACAATAA
- a CDS encoding ABC transporter ATP-binding protein: MESVVMDVRNLSVYYFTIAGTVRAVENVSFKIERGDWVTFVGESGSGKSTVAHALVNLVPNPGKIVNGEIIFNGKNILKMSPEELRSIRGKDISMIFQDPMTSLDPLRKIGEQIAEVMIEHGVEKNEAMERVKKLLRSVNIPEDRIDYYPHQLSGGQRQRIIISMAMAFHSKLIIADEPTTALDVIVQDSIMDLLEDLRKEGTSVFFITHDISLAAERSSKIGIMYAGKLVEFGFVDQIIDNPKHPYTAALFQSTPDLWVDKQITSIPGYPPDLRDPPAGCRFYPRCHVFKDDENLKGLCDSREPTMKEVEPGHFVACHLYGD, encoded by the coding sequence ATGGAGAGCGTGGTTATGGATGTAAGAAACTTGAGCGTTTATTACTTTACAATAGCCGGGACAGTTAGGGCCGTTGAAAATGTGTCCTTTAAAATAGAGCGAGGAGACTGGGTAACCTTTGTGGGGGAGAGCGGAAGCGGAAAATCTACGGTGGCCCATGCACTTGTAAACCTCGTTCCCAATCCTGGAAAAATAGTCAACGGAGAGATCATATTCAATGGAAAGAATATACTGAAAATGTCTCCTGAAGAACTCCGAAGCATAAGGGGAAAGGATATAAGTATGATATTTCAAGACCCAATGACCAGTCTTGACCCCCTGAGAAAAATTGGAGAGCAAATTGCAGAGGTTATGATTGAACATGGTGTTGAAAAGAATGAGGCTATGGAAAGGGTTAAAAAACTTCTAAGAAGCGTTAACATTCCAGAGGACAGAATAGATTATTACCCCCACCAGTTAAGTGGTGGACAGCGGCAGAGAATAATAATCTCTATGGCAATGGCTTTTCATTCAAAGCTTATAATTGCAGACGAACCCACAACTGCCCTTGACGTGATAGTGCAGGATTCAATAATGGATTTGCTGGAAGATCTGAGAAAAGAAGGGACAAGCGTGTTCTTCATAACCCACGATATATCCCTAGCCGCCGAGAGAAGTTCAAAAATAGGAATAATGTACGCAGGAAAACTCGTAGAATTTGGATTTGTGGACCAAATAATAGATAATCCCAAGCACCCCTACACCGCTGCACTATTTCAGAGTACGCCGGATCTATGGGTTGATAAACAAATTACATCCATACCTGGATATCCTCCGGATCTTAGGGATCCTCCTGCAGGATGCAGGTTCTATCCAAGATGCCATGTTTTCAAGGATGATGAAAATCTAAAAGGGCTCTGCGATTCAAGGGAACCCACAATGAAGGAAGTTGAACCCGGCCATTTTGTTGCCTGTCATCTGTATGGTGATTGA
- a CDS encoding CDC48 family AAA ATPase produces the protein MKNGKNDGIVVKVAEARSRDVGRGIARIDPVIFEKMGLMPGDAIIIEGKKKTAAVVMRGYPEDEGSGVIRIDGYTRRNAGVGIDDKVKIKKATATPATQVIFAPTQPLRLMGGEEYLKNLLEGRVITRGDVVTINVMGNSIDLIATSVKPVKEVALITSSTEIKISEKPAKESTSGIPTVTYEDIGGLKEEIRKIREMVELPLRHPELFERLGIEPPKGVLLYGPPGTGKTLLAKAVANEANAHFIYLSGPEIMSKYYGQSEENLREIFKEAQENAPSIIFIDEIDSIAPKRDEVSGEVERRVVAQLLALMDGLESRGKVVVIGATNRPNALDPALRRPGRFDREIEIGIPDRKARKEILEIHTRGVPLADDVDLDKLADMTHGYVGADLAALVKEAAMRALRRIMPEIDMEMEKIPVEILEKIEVNWDDFMDAYREMQPSTMREVLIEKPNVHWDDIGGLENVKQELREVVEWPLKYRKLFAHMKVKIPKGILLYGPPGTGKTLLAKAVATESEANFISVKGPEFLSKWVGESEKAVREVFRKARQAAPAVIFIDEIDAVAPVRGMDLGTRVTERVVSQLLTEMDGLEELHNVTVIAATNRPDMLDPALLRPGRFDRLIYVPVPDRDARREIFKIHLRGKPLAEDVDIDALAERTEGYTGADIEAVCNEATILALREYIQSGKDPENPNDARISMKHFEEALKRVKPLSKEEKEMYEKMAEKFRNRE, from the coding sequence ATGAAGAATGGAAAAAATGATGGCATAGTGGTCAAGGTAGCCGAGGCCCGCTCAAGGGATGTGGGCCGTGGAATAGCCAGGATAGACCCTGTCATATTTGAGAAGATGGGTCTTATGCCTGGAGACGCCATAATAATAGAGGGAAAGAAGAAAACAGCAGCCGTTGTTATGCGAGGATATCCTGAGGATGAAGGCTCTGGGGTAATAAGAATAGATGGTTACACCAGGAGGAATGCAGGTGTTGGCATTGATGATAAGGTTAAGATAAAGAAGGCCACGGCAACTCCTGCCACTCAGGTGATATTTGCTCCCACTCAGCCCCTGCGCCTAATGGGTGGAGAGGAGTATCTCAAGAACCTACTTGAGGGACGCGTGATAACCAGGGGAGATGTTGTAACCATAAATGTGATGGGCAATTCAATAGATCTCATAGCTACAAGTGTCAAGCCTGTTAAGGAGGTTGCTTTAATTACCTCATCAACGGAGATAAAGATAAGCGAGAAACCTGCAAAGGAAAGCACAAGCGGAATTCCAACGGTTACCTACGAGGATATTGGGGGTTTGAAGGAGGAAATAAGGAAAATACGCGAAATGGTTGAACTGCCGTTGAGGCATCCTGAACTGTTTGAGAGATTGGGTATAGAGCCGCCAAAGGGCGTTTTGCTTTATGGACCTCCTGGAACAGGTAAAACACTGCTGGCAAAGGCTGTGGCCAATGAGGCAAACGCCCATTTCATATATTTAAGTGGGCCCGAGATAATGAGTAAGTACTACGGGCAGAGCGAGGAAAATCTAAGGGAGATATTCAAGGAAGCGCAGGAGAATGCTCCGAGCATAATATTCATTGATGAGATTGATAGCATTGCACCTAAGAGGGACGAGGTTAGTGGAGAAGTAGAAAGGCGAGTGGTGGCACAACTTCTCGCACTCATGGATGGCTTGGAGAGCAGGGGCAAGGTTGTAGTGATAGGGGCCACAAACAGGCCTAATGCGCTTGATCCTGCATTGCGCAGACCTGGAAGGTTTGACAGGGAAATAGAGATTGGCATACCCGATCGAAAGGCGAGGAAGGAGATTCTGGAGATACACACCCGTGGTGTACCTCTTGCCGATGATGTTGATCTTGACAAACTGGCGGATATGACACACGGGTATGTGGGTGCAGATCTCGCCGCTTTGGTCAAGGAGGCCGCCATGCGTGCCCTGCGCCGCATAATGCCCGAAATAGATATGGAGATGGAGAAAATACCGGTGGAGATTCTTGAGAAAATAGAGGTTAACTGGGACGATTTCATGGATGCCTATAGGGAGATGCAACCCAGCACCATGAGGGAGGTGCTCATAGAGAAGCCCAATGTGCACTGGGACGATATTGGAGGGCTTGAGAATGTGAAGCAGGAACTCCGTGAGGTGGTTGAGTGGCCTCTCAAGTATCGCAAGCTCTTTGCCCACATGAAGGTTAAGATACCCAAGGGAATACTGCTATACGGACCGCCCGGAACGGGTAAAACCCTGCTTGCAAAGGCAGTTGCCACGGAGAGTGAGGCAAACTTCATAAGCGTCAAGGGTCCTGAGTTCCTCAGCAAGTGGGTTGGTGAGAGCGAAAAAGCAGTGAGAGAAGTGTTCCGCAAGGCGAGACAGGCGGCGCCGGCGGTGATATTCATAGACGAAATAGACGCTGTGGCACCTGTGCGTGGTATGGATCTCGGTACGAGGGTCACGGAGCGCGTCGTGTCTCAGCTCCTGACCGAGATGGACGGTCTTGAGGAACTGCACAATGTAACCGTTATAGCGGCCACAAATCGCCCTGACATGCTGGATCCCGCACTGCTTCGCCCGGGAAGATTTGATCGCCTTATATATGTTCCAGTGCCCGATAGGGATGCGAGAAGGGAGATATTCAAAATACATCTCCGGGGCAAGCCTCTGGCTGAGGATGTGGATATTGATGCCCTTGCAGAGCGCACCGAGGGGTATACCGGTGCTGATATAGAGGCAGTGTGCAACGAGGCAACCATACTTGCACTTAGGGAATACATACAGAGCGGAAAGGATCCTGAGAATCCAAATGATGCAAGAATATCAATGAAGCACTTTGAGGAGGCCTTAAAGAGGGTAAAACCACTGAGCAAGGAGGAGAAGGAGATGTACGAGAAGATGGCCGAGAAGTTCAGGAATAGGGAATGA
- a CDS encoding ABC transporter permease — MELADKIFNVAFKSLLKKVPGRGLLLTGLTIVLVIIFMAIFAPFISPYSPTESTNDTFAPPSWKHPMGTNRIGQDMFSRIVWGARIMIYVVAIATMLSMSIGIPLGLISGYYRGKMDRTLSIIMDSIYAFPAIILAIVISVALGPSPMNTAIAISFVYVPTYFRMVRGQTLSFREQLFVEGAKAVGARNRDIMFRYILPNLVPTILVVFSLSVADAILTEAGLSFLGLSVTPPTPDWGYDLKVGQPFLLDGYWWLVVFPGLMIMLFAMAFALIGEALSERTSLGTR; from the coding sequence ATGGAGTTGGCAGATAAAATATTCAATGTGGCGTTCAAATCTCTCTTGAAGAAGGTACCTGGAAGAGGGCTTCTTTTAACCGGTCTTACCATAGTTCTAGTGATCATTTTTATGGCTATATTCGCACCGTTCATCTCACCATACAGTCCTACAGAATCAACAAACGATACCTTTGCACCACCATCATGGAAACATCCTATGGGTACAAACAGGATAGGCCAGGACATGTTCTCAAGAATTGTATGGGGAGCAAGAATAATGATCTATGTTGTGGCGATAGCAACAATGCTCTCTATGAGCATAGGTATACCCCTTGGACTCATATCAGGTTACTATCGAGGGAAAATGGATAGGACACTGAGCATAATAATGGATAGTATTTACGCCTTCCCGGCCATAATATTGGCCATTGTAATATCCGTAGCCTTGGGTCCAAGTCCTATGAACACAGCAATTGCCATATCCTTCGTATACGTTCCTACATATTTCCGCATGGTTCGTGGACAAACCCTGAGTTTCAGAGAGCAACTGTTTGTGGAGGGGGCAAAAGCTGTGGGAGCAAGAAACAGAGACATAATGTTCCGATACATACTCCCAAATCTGGTACCCACAATCCTTGTGGTGTTTTCCCTAAGCGTTGCTGATGCAATTCTTACTGAAGCTGGTTTGAGTTTTCTGGGTCTCTCTGTTACACCACCCACCCCAGATTGGGGTTACGATCTGAAGGTGGGACAGCCATTTCTCCTAGATGGTTACTGGTGGCTCGTGGTGTTTCCAGGCCTTATGATCATGCTTTTTGCCATGGCTTTTGCACTAATAGGGGAGGCATTAAGTGAGAGAACTTCCCTTGGAACGAGGTGA
- a CDS encoding transporter substrate-binding domain-containing protein, translating to MKGRSTALIVLAIFLVSALYYSGMAFSIPQKSGRAIKIGVDINIPPYSYMVNNEPTGFNIDMLKAMEKYTNITFEFIPGTWNSLIYKLKMGQIDALMAMVPTKERNRTFLFTQIYQHIYFNFFQRATMAPIQSINDIANHTIAVVKNDITENFALEWMNKTHRNLYIVEVNTPQEGLELVNSNSVDLFLYEIHTCTYYISKMNLKNVVLTNIQAFSMPLAIAVKKSEPWLVNDLNMAINKIKDSGEYTEIYNKWFNPQTSTGIPLYIYGLALILGISLSAIGYMGVRYVRERRRVREQGRRIENLQKLSNTLMENMPIGLLYIKEDKCIYANPEALKILGYSFQEINSTKIFRKLIRGGEIEIKTKSGHIRWVLSKSINYGHGKIVSLIDITERKILQIKEEKRFEFLNNMLDALRNPVQNMIFASEDMESKDMQEIIKKEIEKIANILKEEPK from the coding sequence ATGAAGGGGCGTTCAACAGCATTGATTGTTCTCGCGATATTTCTTGTTTCCGCACTGTATTACTCAGGAATGGCATTCTCCATTCCTCAGAAATCCGGAAGAGCCATTAAAATAGGGGTTGATATAAACATTCCACCCTACTCCTACATGGTAAACAACGAGCCCACAGGGTTCAACATAGATATGCTAAAGGCCATGGAAAAATACACAAATATCACCTTTGAGTTCATACCTGGCACCTGGAACTCTTTGATATACAAACTCAAGATGGGGCAAATAGATGCCCTGATGGCGATGGTGCCAACAAAGGAGAGAAACAGAACCTTCTTGTTCACGCAGATTTATCAGCACATATACTTCAATTTCTTCCAGCGTGCAACCATGGCCCCAATACAAAGTATAAATGACATTGCCAATCACACAATTGCCGTTGTGAAAAATGATATAACAGAGAATTTCGCCTTGGAATGGATGAACAAAACACACAGAAACCTCTACATCGTTGAGGTTAACACACCTCAGGAAGGACTGGAACTCGTCAACAGCAATAGCGTGGATCTGTTTTTATATGAGATTCACACATGCACATATTACATTTCAAAGATGAATCTAAAAAATGTTGTTCTCACAAACATTCAGGCCTTTTCCATGCCTCTGGCAATCGCCGTGAAAAAAAGTGAGCCATGGCTCGTGAATGATCTGAATATGGCAATAAACAAAATAAAGGACTCCGGAGAGTACACGGAAATTTACAACAAATGGTTCAATCCTCAAACATCCACAGGCATTCCACTCTACATCTACGGCTTGGCTCTGATCCTTGGAATCTCGCTGAGCGCCATTGGTTACATGGGTGTTAGATATGTTAGGGAAAGGAGAAGGGTCAGAGAGCAGGGCAGAAGAATTGAGAACCTTCAAAAACTCTCCAATACACTTATGGAAAACATGCCAATTGGCCTGCTGTACATAAAAGAGGATAAATGCATTTACGCCAATCCGGAAGCCCTGAAAATTCTGGGTTACAGTTTTCAGGAGATAAACTCCACAAAAATATTCAGAAAACTCATAAGAGGGGGAGAGATAGAGATAAAAACAAAAAGTGGCCATATCAGGTGGGTGCTGTCAAAATCCATAAATTATGGCCATGGTAAGATAGTAAGTTTAATAGATATAACGGAGAGGAAAATTCTCCAGATCAAAGAAGAGAAGAGATTTGAATTCCTGAACAATATGCTGGATGCTTTGAGAAATCCTGTCCAAAATATGATTTTCGCCTCAGAAGATATGGAGAGCAAAGATATGCAAGAGATAATCAAAAAGGAAATAGAAAAAATTGCAAATATCTTGAAGGAAGAGCCAAAGTAG
- a CDS encoding ABC transporter permease, translating to MASRGLGRYIVIRALLIIPMILILYTVVFFFLRILPGDPILAVVGTKNIPPAQLEHLRQMAGLDKPLWYQYFDYLTKVFTGNFGVTLASPSGKSVTSFIAQRFPATLELTIWGFGISVLLGIITGVIGARMKGTKVDTAMRLYSIFVYTLFIPWFGMMLQYFFGVYLHILPTSGRIAPGMQIHTITGLYVLDSILTGNWPALVSSIKHLILPALTLGIVLSGAYTRLVRNNMVEVLSMDFIRSYHARGVRGGKVLWYALKNAFIPVITLMGLQFAILLGGAVLTETTFSWPGMGTFLMDRISYRDYTSIQGTVIFIAIFIGVISLIVDIVYALLDPRVKY from the coding sequence ATGGCATCAAGAGGTCTCGGTAGGTACATTGTCATTAGAGCGCTTCTGATTATTCCAATGATTCTCATTCTCTACACCGTGGTGTTCTTCTTTCTGAGAATTCTTCCGGGAGATCCCATACTTGCAGTTGTCGGTACAAAAAATATACCTCCTGCGCAGCTGGAGCATCTGAGACAAATGGCAGGATTGGATAAACCCCTGTGGTATCAGTATTTTGATTATTTGACAAAGGTTTTCACAGGTAATTTTGGAGTTACCTTGGCATCCCCCAGTGGGAAATCTGTTACCTCATTCATAGCCCAGAGATTTCCTGCAACTCTTGAACTGACCATCTGGGGGTTTGGAATAAGCGTACTTCTGGGGATAATAACTGGAGTTATAGGGGCTAGAATGAAGGGAACAAAGGTGGATACTGCAATGCGTCTTTATAGCATATTCGTATATACTCTCTTCATTCCTTGGTTTGGCATGATGCTCCAGTATTTTTTCGGCGTGTACCTGCACATCCTTCCCACCTCTGGCAGAATAGCGCCAGGTATGCAAATTCACACAATAACAGGCCTCTACGTGCTTGATAGTATTCTTACAGGAAACTGGCCGGCTTTGGTCAGTTCAATAAAACATCTTATCCTTCCAGCACTCACCTTAGGAATAGTTTTAAGTGGGGCCTACACACGCCTCGTGAGAAATAACATGGTAGAAGTTCTCAGCATGGACTTTATACGTTCCTATCATGCCCGTGGCGTTAGAGGAGGAAAGGTGCTTTGGTACGCTCTTAAAAATGCTTTTATCCCTGTCATCACCCTAATGGGTCTTCAGTTCGCCATACTCCTGGGTGGAGCAGTACTAACAGAAACAACATTCAGCTGGCCAGGGATGGGTACATTTCTTATGGATAGGATAAGTTATAGGGATTATACATCGATACAAGGCACCGTGATTTTTATTGCAATATTCATCGGCGTGATAAGCTTGATAGTAGACATCGTGTATGCGCTTCTAGATCCCAGGGTGAAATATTAA
- a CDS encoding ABC transporter ATP-binding protein, with protein MDYILEVRDLKKYFPVRRSFIEIIKKSPQKYVKAVDGISFKIKRGETLSLIGESGCGKTTAGRTILRLIEPTDGKIIFEGRDITNIPEKELRPIRKEMQIIFQDPYASLSPKMKIGEAISHPLLIHNLADKEEAKEIALKMLKRVGLTPEEEFYNRYPHHLSGGQRQRVVIARAMVLKPKFVVADEAVSMIDASMRASILELLNDFKREYNLSMLFITHDIDIGKLISDRLAVMYLGKIVEIGRVKDILNNPQHPYTKALMEAVPSIARRKREKKVKIKGEIPNAIDVPPGCRFHPRCPFAMEICHRKEPELVEVEPEHFVACHLVK; from the coding sequence ATGGATTATATATTAGAGGTTAGGGATCTCAAAAAGTACTTTCCGGTCAGGAGAAGTTTCATTGAGATAATCAAAAAATCTCCCCAAAAATATGTAAAAGCGGTTGATGGAATATCCTTCAAAATAAAAAGGGGAGAGACACTGAGTCTCATTGGAGAGAGCGGATGTGGCAAAACCACTGCGGGAAGAACAATATTACGACTTATCGAGCCAACGGATGGAAAGATAATATTTGAGGGAAGAGATATAACAAACATTCCAGAAAAAGAGTTGAGACCAATACGCAAGGAGATGCAGATAATCTTTCAGGACCCCTATGCAAGTTTAAGTCCAAAGATGAAAATTGGAGAAGCAATATCTCATCCTCTTCTAATTCACAATTTGGCAGACAAGGAGGAGGCAAAGGAGATAGCTCTAAAAATGTTAAAGAGGGTAGGACTAACTCCGGAAGAAGAATTCTACAACAGATATCCACACCACCTAAGCGGCGGACAGAGACAGAGAGTCGTGATAGCAAGGGCCATGGTTCTCAAACCAAAATTTGTGGTTGCCGATGAGGCCGTTTCGATGATAGACGCATCTATGAGAGCATCAATACTAGAACTGCTTAACGACTTCAAGAGAGAGTACAACCTTAGCATGCTCTTCATAACCCACGACATAGATATAGGAAAACTCATTTCAGACAGGCTCGCGGTGATGTACCTCGGAAAAATCGTTGAAATTGGGAGAGTTAAAGACATACTCAACAACCCACAGCACCCATATACAAAGGCTCTTATGGAGGCCGTACCTTCAATAGCAAGAAGAAAGAGAGAGAAGAAGGTAAAAATAAAGGGAGAGATCCCAAATGCAATAGATGTCCCACCTGGATGCAGATTTCATCCAAGATGTCCATTTGCCATGGAGATATGCCATAGAAAAGAGCCCGAACTTGTGGAGGTGGAGCCAGAGCACTTCGTTGCCTGTCATCTTGTGAAATAA